From Candoia aspera isolate rCanAsp1 chromosome 4, rCanAsp1.hap2, whole genome shotgun sequence, a single genomic window includes:
- the LOC134496543 gene encoding olfactory receptor 5V1-like, with amino-acid sequence MCAQNQTFVTEFILLGFMNIKQGKSFLFILFLIMYTTCFLGNSLMITVVVLNQSLHSPMYFFLVNLSLLDICYISVTVPKMLADLWVESPGISLMGCAVQLYFLVALVGTEGFLLASMALDRYFAICCPLGYSRFMNKHICLQLAAISWACGFLNGCLHTTLTFRLSFCRSNGISHFFCDIPPLLSISCSDTYINELALLTVGVFIGLSPFFFTLVSYAFILHTIFSNQQQKHFHKAISTCASHLTIVILFYVSSIFTYVRPTSSYSLEKDQLVGILYSILTPTLNPIIYSLRNKEVKVSVRKLIGEKMFSLSF; translated from the coding sequence ATGTGTGCTCAAAATCAAACATTTGTCACAGAGTTCATACTCCTGGGATTTATGAATATTAAACAAGGGAAGAGTTTCCTCTTCATCCTCTTTCTTATTATGTATACCACTTGTTTCTTGGGAAACTCACTTATGATCACTGTAGTTGTTCTGAATCAATCTCTTCACAGTCCCATGTATTTCTTTCTTGTCAATCTCTCATTGTTAGACATCTGCTACATCTCTGTGACTGTGCCCAAAATGTTAGCAGATCTCTGGGTGGAATCTCCAGGCATTTCCTTGATGGGCTGTGCtgtacaattatattttcttGTAGCATTGGTAGGTACTGAGGGATTCCTCCTGGCCTCCATGGCTCTGGACCGTTATTTTGCTATATGTTGTCCATTGGGATATAGTAGATTCATGAATAAACATATCTGTCTGCAGCTAGCTGCAATTTCCTGGGCTTGTGGCTTTCTTAATGGTTGTCTTCATACCACACTCACATTCCGTCTATCCTTCTGCCGATCAAATGGGATTAGTCATTTTTTCTGTGATATTCCTCCCTTGCTGAGTATCTCATGCTCTGACACATATATCAATGAACTTGCACTGCTCACTGTGGGTGTTTTCATAGGCCTTAGTCCTTTCTTCTTCACGTTAGTTTCTTATGCCTTCATCCTCCATACCATTTTTAGCAACCAACAGCAAAAACACTTTCACAAAGCCATTTCTACTTGTGCATCACACCTCACCATCGTGATTCTGTTCTATGTTTCCAGCATCTTTACTTATGTCCGTCCTACTTCCAGCTACTCACTGGAAAAAGACCAGCTTGTGGGGATTCTATACAGCATCTTAACACCAACTCTCAACCCAATCATCTACAGCCTACGGAACAAGGAAGTGAAAGTGTCAGTGAGGAAATTGATAGGAGAGAAAATGTTCTCACTTAGTTTTTAG
- the LOC134496546 gene encoding olfactory receptor 2G3-like has translation MWTLNRTSVNGFILLGFTSHPVLQPLLLVLFFTLSLITVLGNSLIIFLVWINSRLHTAMYFFIGNLSLLDIFFTLITTPQMLAHMVSNTKAISYNRCMSQLNLTLSCGITECFILALMAYDRYVAICWPLRYPIIMRMPMCMQMAGICWFGGFFNAAALTVCTVNFPFCGPNQINHFFCEAPAVLQLACMDTYVMKVLIFALSVIVLMLPLSFIVISYLHIARVVFNMHSAEGRQRAFSTCATHLIIVVLFYSTISFTYLQPQSEHSADQEKKAAVFYSLVSPMLNPIIYSLRNKDVKEAVAKAMGKVN, from the coding sequence ATGTGGACTCTGAATAGGACTTCAGTGAATGGATTCATTCTTCTTGGCTTTACCAGCCATCCTGTACTGCAGCCTCTCCTCTTGGTGTTATTTTTCACTTTGTCTCTCATCACTGTTCTTGGGAACAGCCTGATCATCTTCTTGGTCTGGATCAACTCCCGTCTCCACACAGCCATGTATTTTTTCATTGGTAACTTATCTTTGCTGGATATATTCTTTACACTGATCACTACCCCTCAGATGCTAGCCCACATGGTTTCTAATACTAAGGCCATCTCTTACAACAGATGCATGTCCCAACTGAACTTAACTCTCTCCTGTGGGATAACTGAATGTTTCATTTTAGCTCTCATGGCATATGATCGTTATGTGGCCATTTGCTGGCCACTGCGATATCCCATCATCATGAGAATGCCAATGTGCATGCAGATGGCTGGGATATGTTGGTTTGGAGGCTTTTTCAATGCTGCAGCACTGACAGTCTGCACAGTAAATTTCCCCTTCTGTGGACCTAATCAAATCAACCATTTCTTTTGTGAAGCACCAGCTGTGCTTCAACTAGCTTGTATGGACACCTACGTGATGAAGGTACTGATCTTTGCACTGAGTGTAATTGTCCTCATGCTTCCTCTTAGCTTTATAGTGATCTCTTACCTCCACATTGCCCGAGTGGTCTTCAATATGCATTCAGCTGAGGGGCGACAAAGGGCTTTCTCTACCTGTGCCACACATCTCATCATTGTTGTGTTGTTCTACAGCACCATCAGCTTTACATACTTGCAGCCCCAGTCTGAGCATTCTGCAGATCAAGAGAAGAAAGCTGCAGTCTTCTATTCTTTGGTCTCCCCCATGCTCAATCCCATCATCTACAGCCTGAGGAACAAAGATGTTAAAGAGGCTGTAGCTAAAGCAATGGGGAAAGTTAATTAA
- the LOC134496544 gene encoding olfactory receptor 2G3-like, with product MWTHNGTSVNGFILLGFTSHPVLQPLLMVLFFTMSLITVLGNSLIIFLVWINSRLHTAMYFFIGNLSLLDIFFTLITTPQMLAHMVSEIKIISYNRCMAQLNLTLCCGMTECFILTLMAYDRYVAICWPLRHPIIMRMPVCMQMAGICWFGGFFNAAALTVCTVNFPFCGPNQINHFFCEAPAVLQLACMDTYVMKVLIFALSVIVLMLPLSFIVLSYLHIARVVFNMHSAEGRQRAFSTCATHLIIVVLFYSTISFTYLQPQSDHSADQEKKAAVFYSLVSPMLNPIIYSLRNKDVKEALAKVK from the coding sequence ATGTGGACTCACAATGGAACTTCAGTGAATGGATTCATTCTCCTCGGCTTTACCAGCCATCCTGTACTGCAGCCTCTCCTCATGGTGTTATTTTTCACTATGTCTCTCATCACTGTTCTTGGAAACAGCCTGATCATCTTCTTGGTCTGGATCAACTCCCGTCTCCACACAGCCATGTATTTTTTCATTGGTAACTTATCTTTGCTCGATATATTCTTTACACTGATCACTACCCCTCAGATGCTAGCCCACATGGTTTCGGAAATTAAGATAATCTCTTACAACAGATGCATGGCCCAATTGAACTTAACTCTCTGTTGTGGGATGACTGAATGTTTCATCTTAACTCTCATGGCATATGACCGTTATGTGGCCATCTGCTGGCCACTGAGACATCCCATCATCATGAGAATGCCAGTGTGCATGCAGATGGCTGGGATATGTTGGTTTGGAGGCTTTTTCAATGCTGCAGCATTAACAGTCTGCACAGTAAATTTCCCCTTCTGTGGACCTAATCAAATCAACCATTTCTTTTGTGAAGCACCAGCTGTGCTTCAACTAGCTTGCATGGACACCTATGTGATGAAGGTGTTGATCTTTGCACTAAGTGTAATTGTCCTCATGCTTCCTCTTAGCTTTATAGTGCTCTCCTACCTCCACATTGCCAGAGTGGTCTTCAATATGCATTCAGCTGAGGGGCGACAAAGGGCTTTCTCTACCTGTGCCACACATCTCATCATTGTTGTGTTGTTCTACAGCACCATCAGCTTCACATACTTGCAGCCCCAGTCTGACCACTCTGCTGATCAAGAGAAGAAAGCTGCAGTCTTCTATTCTTTAGTCTCCCCCATGCTCAATCCCATCATCTACAGTCTGAGGAACAAAGATGTTAAAGAAGCCTTAGCTAAAGTGAAGTAA
- the LOC134496545 gene encoding olfactory receptor 5V1-like yields MEEQNQTALTEFIILGFRNLQEIHLLLFSGFFTIYLFTVVWNTFIVLMMLVDQKLQTPMYFFLGNLSFLDICYTSTTIPQMLAHLLSEKNSISFLGCAFQAYFFFSFVGIECLLLAVMAFDRYVAICNPLRYTLIISKAFCLQLATACWAGGLLNSVVHTTFAFQLPFCGNNHLDAFYCDIAPLLRSSCGDTSLNQVLLLSIGLFIAWTPLACILLSYGYIISTILRMHSSEGRQKAFSTCSSHLTVVLLYYGSALFTYSSSNNSHSSNQAKLIPVIYSILTPLLNPIIYTLRNKDVKDAWRTVGKKYMQPILAQLAYSIFYHITSGSTGQKEENSSEISGCTPEQSYRIQRIIEMKPENAYSTTAQVLDNVSCGLHFCCAYHYIGGVW; encoded by the exons ATGGAGGAACAAAATCAAACTGCCTTGACCGAGTTCATCATACTTGGCTTTAGAAATCTGCAGGAGATCCACCTTTTGCTCTTCAGTGGGTTCTTCACCATTTATCTCTTCACTGTGGTGTGGAATACCTTCATTGTCTTAATGATGCTGGTGGACCAGAAGCTCCAAACCCCCATGTATTTCTTTCTTGGGAACCTCTCATTTCTGGACATTTGCTATACTAGCACCACTATCCCCCAGATGCTGGCTCATTTACTCTCAGAGAAAAACAGCATTTCCTTTTTGGGTTGTGCATTTCaggcatatttctttttttcttttgtgggcATTGAGTGCCTCCTTCTTGCAGTTATGGCCTTTGACcgctatgttgccatttgcaatcctctACGCTACACACTGATTATTAGCAAAGCATTTTGTCTGCAACTGGCCACGGCCTGCTGGGCCGGTGGCTTACTTAACTCAGTGGTACATACCACTTTTGCCTTCCAGTTACCATTTTGTGGCAACAACCACCTGGATGCCTTCTATTGTGATATTGCTCCACTGCTGAGATCATCATGTGGAGACACTTCTCTCAACCAAGTTCTCTTGCTCTCCATTGGCCTTTTCATAGCCTGGACCCCTTTAGCATGCATCCTTCTGTCATATGGTTATATCATTTCAACTATCTTAAGGATGCACTCTTCAGAAGGGAGACAAAAAGCTTTTTCCACCTGTTCCTCCCATCTCACAGTGGTCCTTTTGTACTATGGAAGTGCTCTTTTCACCTACTCAAGTTCAAATAACAGTCATTCTTCAAATCAGGCTAAGCTCATTCCAGTAATATATAGTATTTTAACCCCACTTTTAAATCCCATCATATATACCTTACGCAATAAAGATGTAAAAGATGCCTGGAGAA CAGTTGGTAAAAAATACATGCAGCCAATTCTTGCACAGCTAGCCTATTCAATTTTTTATCACAT AACTAGTGGTAGCACTGgtcagaaggaagaaaatagtTCTGAGATCTCTGGTTGTACCCCTGAACAAAGCTACAGAATCCAAAGAATAATTGAAATGAAACCTGAAAATGCATATTCTACGACAGCTCAAGTACTGGACAATGTAAGCTGTGGCTTACATTTCTGTTGTGCTTATCACTATATAGGTGGAGTCTGGTGA